In Paraburkholderia acidisoli, one DNA window encodes the following:
- a CDS encoding tautomerase family protein, protein MPFVNIKVTREGTAPGATATTPEQKKALIKGVSDLLFDVLGKPHHTTFVVIDEVELDSWGVGGVTTPEWREQQRASAGLPEKP, encoded by the coding sequence ATGCCTTTCGTGAACATCAAGGTGACCCGCGAGGGCACCGCGCCCGGCGCCACGGCCACCACGCCCGAACAAAAGAAAGCCTTGATCAAGGGCGTGAGCGATCTGCTGTTCGACGTGCTGGGTAAGCCGCATCACACAACGTTTGTAGTGATCGACGAAGTCGAACTCGATAGCTGGGGCGTGGGCGGCGTTACCACGCCGGAATGGCGCGAGCAACAGCGCGCGAGCGCCGGGTTGCCCGAGAAACCATAA
- a CDS encoding LysR family transcriptional regulator, translating into MAEKKRTEVDWQDVRVFLALGRHGSLSAAARALGVNHATISRRMQSLEATLGEKLAERRPEGYVLTPAGARALAVAGDMEASVQTLGRGGADDAPRGVVRVNAPPALSQGFLIRQLAELPILHEGLDIELATDLRSISLERHEADIAVRVDRPDDGDFIAKPVGTMAFGLYGTPAVCERVEAGAAPTFVSFDEAGAWLPDASWLAQHYPQARVAFRAGNHVAQAAAARAGVGLALLPHYVGRQEPELRLCRTGPERPPREIWLLIRRQDRKNLAVRTVVAHLTEVFEKARALFES; encoded by the coding sequence ATGGCTGAGAAAAAACGCACAGAGGTGGATTGGCAGGACGTTCGCGTGTTCCTGGCGTTGGGGCGACACGGGAGCCTGTCGGCGGCGGCGCGCGCGCTCGGTGTGAATCACGCCACCATTTCGCGCCGCATGCAGTCGCTCGAAGCGACGCTCGGCGAAAAGCTCGCGGAGCGGCGGCCGGAAGGCTATGTCCTCACGCCTGCCGGCGCGCGTGCGCTCGCGGTGGCGGGCGACATGGAGGCTTCGGTGCAAACGCTCGGGCGCGGCGGCGCGGACGACGCGCCAAGGGGCGTCGTGCGGGTCAATGCGCCGCCCGCGCTCTCGCAAGGCTTTCTGATTCGCCAGTTGGCGGAATTGCCGATCCTCCACGAGGGACTCGACATCGAACTCGCAACGGATCTGCGTTCGATCAGTCTCGAGCGCCACGAGGCGGACATCGCGGTGCGCGTCGATCGCCCGGACGACGGCGATTTCATCGCGAAGCCTGTGGGCACGATGGCGTTCGGGCTCTACGGCACGCCAGCGGTATGCGAGCGCGTCGAGGCCGGCGCGGCGCCGACCTTCGTCAGCTTCGACGAAGCGGGCGCCTGGCTCCCCGACGCCAGCTGGCTCGCGCAGCACTACCCGCAAGCACGCGTGGCGTTCCGCGCGGGCAACCACGTCGCGCAAGCCGCCGCCGCGCGCGCAGGCGTGGGACTCGCGCTGTTGCCGCACTACGTCGGGCGTCAGGAGCCCGAACTTCGTCTGTGCCGGACCGGGCCCGAAAGACCGCCGCGCGAGATCTGGTTGCTGATCCGGCGCCAGGACCGCAAGAATCTGGCGGTCCGCACCGTTGTCGCGCATCTGACCGAGGTGTTCGAGAAGGCACGCGCGCTGTTCGAATCGTGA
- a CDS encoding DoxX family protein, with amino-acid sequence MTRLRSLLCIFEPSWLAARLSTYAPLPVRLIVGYGFIAHGYAKILKNPDQFAAILHALGVPLPHVMAWATIAIELLGGLAMLLGAFVPLIAVPMIAVLMVATLTVHLPFGFTSIKLMAVVNGVPQFGPPGYETDALYVAGIVSLLFSGAGPLAVDSLLKPFYARLLKIAS; translated from the coding sequence ATGACTCGTCTTCGCTCGTTGCTCTGCATTTTCGAACCGTCGTGGCTGGCCGCGCGACTCTCCACCTACGCGCCCCTGCCGGTTCGCCTGATCGTCGGTTATGGTTTCATCGCGCACGGCTACGCAAAAATCCTCAAGAACCCCGACCAGTTCGCCGCCATTCTCCATGCGCTCGGCGTTCCCCTCCCGCACGTGATGGCGTGGGCCACGATCGCCATCGAACTGCTCGGCGGACTGGCCATGCTGCTCGGTGCGTTCGTTCCGCTGATTGCCGTGCCGATGATCGCCGTGTTGATGGTCGCGACATTGACAGTGCATTTGCCGTTCGGATTCACGTCGATCAAGCTGATGGCGGTCGTCAACGGCGTGCCGCAATTCGGGCCGCCCGGTTACGAAACCGATGCGCTCTATGTTGCGGGAATCGTCAGCCTGCTATTCAGCGGCGCGGGCCCTCTTGCCGTCGACTCCCTGCTCAAACCGTTCTACGCGCGCCTTTTGAAAATCGCTTCGTAA
- a CDS encoding SDR family NAD(P)-dependent oxidoreductase, with amino-acid sequence MNHPQKVAIVTGASQGIGAGLVEAYRKAGFVVVANSRNIEPGPDDGVIAVPGNISERGVAKQVVQTALGRFGRIDTLINNAGIFIGKPFTEYTVEDFTNVLNVNLGGFFHITQLALEPMLAQRHGHIVQITTTLVRQAIAGAPTGLATLTKGGLDAVTRGLAIEYAKSGVRVNAIAPGIIKTPMHPAQTHELLGTMHPMGRMGEISEIAEAAMYLEHAAFVTGETLNVDGGQHAGRW; translated from the coding sequence ATGAATCATCCGCAGAAAGTCGCCATTGTCACGGGCGCGTCGCAAGGCATTGGCGCAGGTCTCGTCGAGGCGTATCGCAAGGCCGGTTTCGTGGTTGTCGCGAACTCGCGCAATATCGAGCCAGGCCCGGACGACGGCGTGATCGCCGTGCCCGGCAACATCAGCGAGCGCGGCGTGGCAAAGCAGGTCGTGCAGACGGCGCTCGGGCGCTTCGGCCGCATCGACACGCTGATCAACAACGCCGGCATTTTCATCGGCAAGCCGTTCACCGAGTACACCGTGGAAGACTTCACGAACGTGCTGAACGTGAATCTCGGCGGCTTCTTCCATATCACGCAACTCGCGCTCGAGCCGATGCTCGCGCAGCGCCACGGCCACATCGTCCAGATCACGACGACGCTCGTGCGTCAGGCGATCGCGGGCGCGCCCACGGGCCTCGCCACGTTGACGAAGGGCGGTCTCGACGCGGTCACGCGCGGTCTCGCGATCGAATACGCGAAAAGCGGCGTGCGCGTGAACGCTATCGCGCCCGGCATCATCAAGACGCCGATGCACCCGGCACAAACGCACGAGCTGCTGGGCACGATGCATCCCATGGGCCGCATGGGCGAAATCTCCGAGATTGCCGAGGCGGCCATGTACCTCGAACACGCCGCGTTCGTGACCGGCGAAACGCTCAACGTGGACGGCGGCCAGCACGCGGGCCGCTGGTAA
- a CDS encoding transglutaminase-like domain-containing protein, which translates to MAVPQALGQHRETQRETQRRRWRETGFRLGAALALLVPLAAHAADSAPAQQASFRTENQLIVKVPPGAKQVRVWFPVPQQTPWNQVKSFSVDSAYPVEYHQDSWGNRIGYLEVERPAAATIEITEHFDQTLTERKTALDPARTRPLTDAERTALQRYLLPTSYVIVDDQIKGLAKQIVGDEQNPILAARKLYDWTLDHVTYWVEYPDRMKPSDFGSTDFCLQTKSGNCTDFHSLFSSLAMADGIPTRMVYGSLLKPTLDGVKVDASYHCWIEFYAPNYGWIPLDVSLANVYGKEFPITDQNKTLVERTTATGYHGLDKSKIDYYFGNLDDRRFSWSTGRDLMMQPPQQDGPVNSLATLYVEVDGKRYTGWTRKLTYAQTSGKRE; encoded by the coding sequence ATGGCAGTGCCGCAGGCGCTCGGTCAACACAGAGAAACACAGCGGGAAACACAGCGCCGCCGCTGGCGCGAAACCGGCTTCCGCCTCGGTGCGGCGCTGGCTCTGCTGGTCCCGCTGGCCGCGCACGCGGCCGATTCCGCACCGGCCCAGCAGGCCTCGTTTCGCACGGAAAACCAGTTGATCGTGAAGGTGCCGCCCGGAGCGAAGCAGGTGCGCGTCTGGTTCCCGGTGCCGCAGCAAACGCCTTGGAATCAGGTGAAATCGTTCAGCGTGGACTCGGCGTATCCCGTCGAGTATCACCAGGACTCCTGGGGCAATCGTATCGGCTATCTCGAGGTCGAGCGACCGGCCGCGGCCACGATCGAGATCACCGAGCATTTCGACCAAACGCTTACCGAGCGCAAGACCGCGCTCGATCCCGCCCGAACGCGGCCGCTCACCGACGCGGAACGCACCGCGCTCCAGCGCTATCTGCTGCCGACGAGCTACGTGATCGTCGACGACCAGATCAAGGGTCTCGCAAAGCAGATCGTGGGCGACGAACAGAACCCCATACTCGCCGCGCGCAAGCTTTACGACTGGACGCTCGACCACGTGACCTACTGGGTCGAGTACCCGGATCGTATGAAGCCTTCGGACTTCGGCAGCACGGACTTTTGTCTGCAGACGAAGAGCGGCAACTGCACGGATTTCCACTCGCTGTTTTCGTCGCTGGCGATGGCCGACGGCATTCCCACGCGCATGGTGTACGGCTCGCTGCTCAAGCCGACGCTCGACGGCGTGAAAGTCGATGCGAGCTATCACTGCTGGATCGAGTTCTACGCACCGAACTACGGCTGGATTCCGCTCGACGTTTCACTCGCGAATGTCTACGGCAAGGAGTTTCCGATCACCGACCAGAACAAGACGCTGGTCGAGCGCACGACGGCCACCGGCTATCACGGCCTCGACAAGAGCAAGATCGATTACTACTTCGGCAATCTCGATGACCGTCGCTTTTCATGGTCGACGGGGCGCGATCTCATGATGCAGCCGCCGCAGCAGGACGGCCCGGTCAACTCGCTCGCCACCTTGTATGTGGAAGTGGACGGCAAGCGCTACACGGGCTGGACGCGCAAACTGACCTATGCGCAGACGTCCGGCAAGCGCGAATGA
- a CDS encoding dihydrodipicolinate synthase family protein, with translation MSDSIFTGTIPALMTPCTADRQPDYDALVAKGRELVDLGMSAVVYCGSMGDWPLLSEAQRQEGVARLVAAGIPTIVGTGAVNSKEAVSHAAHAAKVGAGGLMVIPRVLSRGASPAAQKAHFSAILEAAPKLPAVIYNSPYYGFATRADLFFELRAKYPNLIGFKEFGGAADMRYAAEHITSQDDEVTLMAGVDTQVFHGFVNCGATGAITGIGNALPREVLQLVDLCGKAARGDVTARRLARELESALAVLSSFDEGTDLVLYYKYLMVLNGEKEYTLHFNETDVLSDAQRRYAETQYALFRNWYAEWSKTVNA, from the coding sequence ATGAGCGACTCGATCTTCACCGGCACCATCCCCGCCCTCATGACGCCTTGCACGGCCGACCGCCAACCCGACTACGACGCACTGGTCGCCAAAGGGCGCGAACTCGTCGATCTCGGCATGAGCGCCGTGGTGTACTGCGGTTCGATGGGCGACTGGCCGCTGCTTTCCGAAGCGCAGCGCCAGGAAGGTGTCGCGCGTCTCGTCGCGGCCGGTATCCCGACCATCGTCGGCACGGGCGCGGTCAATTCGAAGGAAGCGGTGTCTCACGCCGCGCACGCGGCCAAGGTCGGCGCGGGCGGCCTGATGGTGATTCCGCGCGTGCTGTCGCGCGGCGCGTCGCCGGCCGCGCAAAAGGCGCACTTCTCCGCCATCCTCGAAGCCGCGCCCAAGCTGCCGGCCGTCATCTACAACAGCCCGTATTACGGCTTCGCCACGCGTGCGGACCTGTTCTTCGAACTGCGTGCGAAGTATCCGAACCTGATCGGCTTCAAGGAATTCGGCGGCGCCGCCGACATGCGCTACGCGGCGGAGCACATCACGAGTCAGGACGACGAAGTCACGCTGATGGCGGGCGTCGACACGCAGGTGTTCCATGGCTTCGTCAACTGCGGCGCCACGGGTGCGATCACCGGCATCGGCAACGCCCTGCCGCGTGAAGTGCTGCAACTGGTCGACCTGTGCGGCAAGGCCGCCAGGGGCGACGTGACGGCGCGACGCCTCGCGCGCGAACTCGAGTCGGCGCTCGCCGTGCTGTCCTCGTTCGACGAAGGCACCGACCTCGTGCTGTACTACAAGTACTTGATGGTCCTGAACGGCGAAAAGGAATACACGCTGCACTTCAACGAAACGGACGTGCTCAGCGACGCCCAGCGCCGCTACGCCGAAACGCAGTACGCGCTGTTCCGCAACTGGTACGCGGAATGGTCGAAGACCGTCAACGCGTGA
- a CDS encoding GntR family transcriptional regulator — protein sequence MNSPATGSRLSSVTVAERAADELRRKIVSGELPEGFQLRQDALAAEFGISRIPVREALVQLEGEGLVRIVPHKGAVVSELSIAEISELFTLRGLLEPLLLKKSAPKLTAQDFAELDVILAEYRQELQAQHQARWGELNTRLHDVLLSRAEQPRTAAIVASLLQQTDRYTRLQLSLSAESCQRAEEEHGELVRLCRTGDVRGAAALLKRHIEHACKELEQFVLSRRRL from the coding sequence ATGAACTCACCCGCCACCGGCAGCCGCCTGTCCTCCGTTACGGTTGCCGAACGCGCCGCCGACGAGCTGCGCCGCAAGATCGTGTCGGGCGAGTTGCCCGAGGGTTTCCAGCTTCGGCAGGACGCGCTCGCGGCGGAGTTCGGCATCAGCCGTATCCCCGTGCGCGAGGCGCTGGTGCAGCTCGAAGGCGAAGGTCTGGTCCGGATCGTGCCGCACAAGGGCGCGGTGGTCTCGGAACTGTCGATCGCCGAGATCAGCGAACTGTTCACGCTGCGCGGCTTGCTGGAACCGTTGCTGCTGAAAAAGTCGGCGCCAAAGCTCACGGCGCAAGACTTCGCCGAACTCGACGTCATTCTCGCGGAGTACCGGCAGGAACTGCAGGCGCAGCATCAGGCCCGCTGGGGCGAATTGAACACACGGCTGCACGACGTGCTCCTCTCGCGCGCCGAGCAGCCGCGCACGGCGGCGATCGTCGCCAGCCTGTTGCAGCAGACCGACCGGTACACGCGCTTACAGCTGTCGCTGAGCGCGGAGAGTTGCCAGCGCGCGGAAGAGGAACACGGCGAACTCGTGCGCCTGTGCCGGACCGGCGACGTGCGGGGCGCCGCAGCCTTGTTGAAGCGCCACATCGAACACGCGTGCAAGGAACTCGAGCAATTCGTTCTGTCGCGCAGGCGGCTCTGA
- a CDS encoding DUF4406 domain-containing protein, which yields MKARLILIAGPYRGGTGGDPARIADNLRRLEGAALAVYERGHLPVVGEWVSLPLARAAGSAQIGDDISERFLYPAARRLIERCDAVLRIPGESKGADGDVDLARTLGIPVYLDIDDLPEVV from the coding sequence ATGAAAGCCCGGCTCATCCTGATTGCCGGCCCGTACCGGGGCGGCACCGGCGGCGACCCCGCGCGCATCGCCGACAATCTGCGCCGGCTCGAAGGCGCGGCACTCGCCGTGTACGAGCGCGGCCATCTTCCCGTGGTGGGCGAGTGGGTATCGCTGCCGCTGGCTCGCGCGGCCGGTTCCGCACAGATCGGCGACGACATCAGCGAGCGCTTTCTCTACCCGGCCGCCCGCAGGCTGATCGAGCGATGCGACGCGGTGCTGCGCATTCCGGGCGAATCAAAAGGCGCGGACGGCGATGTCGATCTCGCGCGCACCCTCGGCATACCGGTTTATCTCGACATCGACGACTTGCCCGAGGTCGTGTGA
- a CDS encoding lipid II flippase Amj family protein yields MDTQLLVICGLTFIIHVIATLAYAVRIAGVRTRRIAVSFSLFGIIALVSRTANSFQGPFIAKRVEMDIAHHLGRGLLGDFRLFLLTATVASIVGTLLIPTFQRYFSRAVNHFQAHRSVPRLLLHVFSRGGVSSIRLGARLPSRHNVTQLTSGAGVSWKVIALNVMAMSIWTVGVFASLYAGYLKPDLRVTCANLSSVINGFATVVLAVVIDPQVSVMTDDVIEGRISENRFRRAITTLAGARVLGTLCAQAALVPAALIIVRLAESI; encoded by the coding sequence ATGGACACCCAGTTACTGGTTATCTGCGGGCTGACATTCATCATCCATGTGATCGCAACGCTCGCATATGCCGTTCGCATTGCAGGCGTTCGCACGCGCCGAATTGCCGTGTCGTTCTCGCTGTTCGGCATCATCGCGCTGGTTTCGCGCACCGCCAATTCCTTTCAGGGTCCCTTCATTGCGAAACGCGTGGAGATGGATATCGCCCATCACCTCGGGCGCGGTCTGCTCGGCGACTTTCGGCTGTTTCTGTTGACGGCCACGGTGGCGAGTATCGTCGGTACGTTGCTCATTCCCACGTTTCAGCGCTATTTCAGCCGCGCGGTGAATCATTTTCAGGCTCATCGTTCGGTGCCCCGGCTGCTGCTCCATGTCTTCAGTCGCGGCGGTGTCAGTTCAATCCGGCTCGGCGCGCGGCTGCCTTCGCGGCACAACGTCACGCAACTGACAAGCGGCGCGGGCGTTTCCTGGAAGGTCATCGCCCTCAACGTCATGGCGATGTCGATCTGGACGGTGGGTGTTTTCGCATCGCTTTACGCGGGATATCTGAAGCCCGATCTGCGCGTGACGTGCGCGAATCTCTCTTCCGTCATCAACGGCTTCGCAACGGTGGTGTTGGCGGTCGTGATCGACCCGCAAGTTTCGGTAATGACCGACGACGTGATCGAAGGCCGCATTTCGGAAAACCGTTTCAGACGGGCCATTACCACGCTCGCGGGGGCACGCGTGCTCGGAACCTTGTGCGCGCAGGCCGCGCTCGTTCCGGCGGCGTTGATCATCGTTCGTCTGGCCGAATCGATCTAA
- a CDS encoding pentapeptide MXKDX repeat protein → MKSLINAAIAAALTLGAGAAFAQASGAMSNNAMSHDAMKGNGMSKSDAMSHGKMKKHDAMGKMHPASDAMAK, encoded by the coding sequence ATGAAGTCACTGATCAACGCCGCCATTGCCGCCGCACTCACGCTCGGCGCGGGTGCCGCCTTCGCGCAGGCCAGCGGGGCCATGAGCAACAACGCCATGTCGCACGACGCGATGAAAGGCAACGGCATGTCGAAGAGCGATGCCATGTCCCACGGCAAGATGAAGAAGCACGACGCCATGGGCAAGATGCATCCGGCTTCCGACGCGATGGCCAAGTAA
- a CDS encoding NUDIX domain-containing protein has translation MTAPNSGTDQPATRDRVRVIDTAVLSDDWYVLRKVTFDFQRRDGSWQRQSRETYDRGNGATILLQDPHSGKVVLTRQFRMPTFVNGHDGMMVEAPGGLLDNAAPDERIRAEVEEETGYRVRNLRKVFEAYMSPGSVTEKLYFYLGEYDPRDPNGRPGAGGGVAEEGEDLEVLEVPLEDALRMIERGEICDGKTIMLLQHLALHRLSQGAIA, from the coding sequence ATGACCGCCCCCAACTCCGGCACCGACCAGCCCGCTACGCGGGACCGTGTACGCGTGATCGACACCGCCGTGCTCTCCGACGACTGGTATGTGCTGCGCAAAGTCACGTTCGACTTCCAGCGCCGCGACGGTAGCTGGCAGCGCCAAAGCCGGGAAACCTACGACCGCGGCAACGGCGCGACCATCCTGCTGCAGGACCCGCACAGCGGCAAGGTCGTGCTCACGCGGCAATTCCGCATGCCCACATTCGTGAACGGCCACGACGGCATGATGGTGGAAGCACCCGGCGGTCTGCTCGACAATGCCGCGCCCGACGAACGCATCCGCGCCGAGGTGGAAGAGGAAACGGGCTATCGCGTGCGCAATCTGCGCAAGGTGTTCGAGGCGTACATGAGCCCCGGATCGGTCACGGAGAAGCTCTACTTCTATCTCGGCGAGTACGATCCGCGCGACCCGAACGGGCGCCCCGGCGCGGGCGGCGGCGTGGCCGAGGAAGGCGAGGATCTCGAAGTACTCGAAGTGCCGCTGGAAGACGCGTTGCGCATGATCGAGCGCGGCGAGATCTGCGACGGCAAGACCATCATGCTGCTGCAGCACCTCGCGCTGCATCGTCTGTCGCAAGGGGCCATCGCATGA
- a CDS encoding alpha/beta hydrolase family protein codes for MLGTSFCILAACAPTTDGTQPLAADLHETVVKIPVHEHGLLGDSQRDIVATTYMPDGPGPFPLIVLSHGSPPEPRDRPKVGRYRELPQIRAFVQLGFAVIVPIRRGYGATGGVDEEDAGSCQNPDYLAAGEQAAKDVLAAVTYAQSLPQVDGSHVVLVGQSAGGFASLAAASYAPKGLVAVINFSGGRGGNPAKHPGMPCAPQQMANTIAHFAATTRVPVLWHYVQNDKFFAPDVVATWFAAFQAAGGQGQLIVEPPFGRNGHGMFAVKQSIPIWLPHVEQFLGPLVSMKHPDRANRSL; via the coding sequence ATGCTGGGCACGTCATTCTGCATTCTGGCCGCCTGCGCCCCCACCACCGACGGCACGCAACCGCTCGCCGCCGATCTGCATGAAACCGTCGTCAAGATTCCCGTGCACGAGCATGGCCTGCTCGGCGACTCGCAACGCGACATCGTGGCGACCACCTACATGCCCGACGGCCCCGGCCCGTTCCCGCTGATCGTTCTGAGTCACGGCAGTCCGCCCGAGCCGCGCGACCGGCCGAAGGTGGGACGCTACCGTGAATTGCCGCAGATCCGAGCCTTCGTGCAGCTCGGCTTTGCCGTGATCGTGCCGATTCGCCGCGGCTACGGCGCCACGGGCGGCGTCGACGAGGAAGACGCCGGATCGTGCCAGAACCCCGACTACCTGGCGGCCGGCGAGCAAGCCGCGAAAGACGTGCTCGCGGCCGTCACGTATGCGCAGAGCCTGCCTCAGGTCGACGGCTCGCATGTCGTTCTGGTCGGTCAGTCGGCGGGCGGTTTCGCCTCGCTCGCCGCGGCCAGCTACGCACCGAAGGGGCTGGTCGCTGTTATCAATTTTTCGGGCGGCCGGGGCGGCAACCCGGCGAAGCATCCGGGCATGCCGTGCGCGCCGCAGCAAATGGCGAACACGATCGCGCACTTCGCGGCCACCACGCGCGTGCCGGTACTCTGGCATTACGTGCAAAACGACAAGTTCTTCGCGCCGGACGTCGTGGCCACCTGGTTCGCGGCGTTTCAGGCGGCGGGCGGCCAGGGTCAGTTGATCGTGGAGCCGCCTTTCGGCAGGAACGGTCACGGCATGTTCGCCGTCAAGCAGTCCATACCCATCTGGCTGCCCCACGTCGAGCAATTCCTCGGGCCGCTGGTGTCGATGAAACACCCGGATCGCGCCAACCGTTCGCTGTAA